The proteins below are encoded in one region of Macaca nemestrina isolate mMacNem1 chromosome 10, mMacNem.hap1, whole genome shotgun sequence:
- the LOC105483745 gene encoding coiled-coil domain-containing glutamate-rich protein 1, which produces MTQTLDTREDPLNLGGGGWAHSASLSSWSSCHRRRQGAPVYNRPHRYSPKTEYGPPRKQPKQQHGPGFWFQPPVCFNWGCWGGPWRPPPPGFRKFHCPVQVFRVYGLHPLCFCCCSCWNGSWNPSWARPPGRKKRWGRRGRGLRHHPRRSSPRSPPANVSTLPRPVKLYEWREPGMRAPPNTTQFIMNQIYEDMRQQEKLERQQEALRAQKAPVSGEASPARSSGNDAPPGGSEETWGLQEALYGFVQNPSLAFSPKPEENQSLAPLLVEEEEKKNDDEEEYDQEVCDAKEVSEEEEEEVEDEEEEVEDEEEEVEDEEEEEVEDEEEEEVEEAEYVEEEEEEEEEEEEEEEEEEEVEGEEEVLEENEQRGEEFHLPLEMPLSIFVEAEEKRENFISCTFLNPEQIIPKVPQESLFTAQDFNC; this is translated from the coding sequence ATGACTCAGACCCTCGACACAAGGGAAGACCCTCTGAACCTGGGCGGCGGTGGCTGGGCACACTCTGCCTCCTTGAGCTCCTGGTCGTCCTGCCATCGAAGGCGCCAGGGCGCTCCAGTGTACAATAGGCCGCACCGCTATAGCCCCAAGACCGAGTATGGGCCCCCAAGGAAGCAGCCGAAGCAACAGCACGGCCCGGGCTTTTGGTTCCAACCACCCGTGTGCTTTAACTGGGGGTGCTGGGGAGGGCCCTGGCGCCCACCCCCTCCAGGATTCCGGAAGTTCCATTGCCCAGTGCAAGTGTTTCGGGTGTATGGCCTGCACCCTCTCTGCTtttgctgctgctcctgctggaACGGGTCCTGGAACCCTAGCTGGGCGAGGCCCCCAGGCAGGAAGAAGCGCTGGGGCCGCAGGGGTCGCGGCCTGCGCCACCACCCTCGCCGCTCCTCCCCGCGGAGCCCGCCAGCGAATGTGAGCACGCTGCCGCGGCCGGTCAAGCTGTACGAGTGGAGAGAGCCTGGCATGCGAGCGCCGCCCAACACCACCCAATTCATCATGAACCAGATCTACGAGGACATGCGGCAGCAGGAGAAGCTGGAGCGTCAGCAGGAGGCGCTGAGGGCGCAGAAGGCCCCGGTGAGCGGCGAGGCCTCCCCGGCCAGATCCTCCGGAAACGACGCGCCCCCTGGCGGCAGCGAGGAAACCTGGGGACTGCAGGAAGCTCTGTATGGCTTTGTGCAGAATCCCTCTCTAGCATTCAGTCCTAAACCAGAGGAAAACCAGTCTCTTGCCCCGTTGCtggtggaggaagaggagaagaaaaatgatgatgaggaggagtaTGACCAGGAGGTGTGTGATGCAAAGGAGGTGAgcgaggaggaggaagaagaggttgaagatgaggaagaagaggtcgaagatgaggaagaagaggtggaagatgaggaagaggaagaggtcgaagatgaggaggaggaagaggtcgAAGAGGCTGAAtatgtggaggaggaggaggaggaggaggaggaggaggaggaggaggaggaggaagaggaggaggtagaaggggaagaggaggtcCTGGAGGAGAACGAGCAGAGAGGGGAAGAATTTCATTTGCCTCTGGAAATGCCTTTATCAATCTTCGTAGAGgctgaagaaaagagagagaactttATAAGCTGCACTTTTTTAAACCCAGAGCAGATAATTCCCAAAGTGCCACAGGAATCCCTGTTCACTGCACAGGACTTTAACTGTTAG